The following are from one region of the Rhizobium sullae genome:
- a CDS encoding ATP-dependent helicase — protein sequence MYLEKLNPQQRMAVEHGTLASGSHVAGPLLVIAGAGSGKTNTLAHRVAHLIVKGADPRRILLMTFSRRAAGEMARRVERICTQVLGSNSGIMADALAWSGTFHGIGARLLRDYAEQIGVDPAFTIHDREDSADLMNLVRHELGFSKMESRFPTKGTCLAIYSRAVNSETELPLILRDAFPWCAAWEKQLRELFAAYVGAKQNQNVLDYDDLLLYWSQMVAEPMIAEDIGGRFDHVLVDEYQDTNRLQASILLALKPEGQGLTVVGDDAQSIYSFRAATVRNILDFPALFTPAASIVTLDRNYRSTQPILAAANAVIDLASERFTKNLWTERQSGERPRLVTVRDEADQARYVADKVLENREEGTRLKSQAVLFRASHHSGALEIELTRRNIPFVKFGGLKFLDSAHVKDMLAALRFALNPRDRVAGFRLMQILPGVGPSTAQRALDQMAEDPNPLQALAAMSAPPRAGEDWASFVSVMQELKTGKAGWPAEIGLVREWYQPHLERLHEDAATRQADLLQLEQIAGGYPSRERFLTELTLDPPDATSDQAGVPLLDEDYLILSTIHSAKGQEWTKVFMLNVVDGCIPSDLGVGTSAEIEEERRLLYVAMTRARDNLDLVVPQRFFTHGQNAQGDRHVYASRTRFIPATLLQFFEVCGWPQGKSENASAQQARQIRIDVGARMRGMWR from the coding sequence ATGTATCTCGAAAAGCTCAATCCACAGCAACGCATGGCGGTCGAACACGGCACGCTTGCCAGCGGCAGCCATGTCGCCGGCCCGCTGCTCGTCATCGCCGGCGCGGGGTCCGGCAAGACCAACACGCTGGCGCACCGCGTCGCGCATCTGATCGTCAAGGGCGCCGACCCGCGCCGCATCCTGCTTATGACTTTCTCCCGCCGGGCGGCCGGCGAGATGGCGCGCCGCGTCGAGCGCATCTGCACCCAGGTTCTCGGCAGCAATTCCGGCATCATGGCCGATGCGCTGGCCTGGAGCGGCACCTTTCACGGGATCGGCGCGCGGCTGCTTCGCGACTATGCCGAGCAGATCGGCGTCGACCCCGCCTTCACCATCCACGACCGCGAAGACAGCGCGGACCTGATGAACCTCGTTCGTCACGAGCTCGGCTTCTCGAAGATGGAAAGCCGCTTCCCGACCAAGGGGACCTGTCTTGCGATCTATTCCCGGGCCGTGAATTCGGAAACGGAATTGCCTCTGATCCTGCGTGACGCCTTCCCCTGGTGCGCTGCATGGGAAAAACAGCTCCGCGAACTTTTCGCCGCCTATGTCGGGGCCAAACAGAACCAGAACGTCCTCGATTACGACGACTTGCTGCTCTACTGGTCGCAAATGGTTGCCGAACCAATGATCGCCGAGGATATCGGCGGCCGCTTCGATCATGTGCTCGTCGACGAATATCAGGATACGAACCGGCTGCAGGCCTCGATTCTGCTTGCTTTGAAGCCTGAGGGACAGGGGCTGACCGTCGTCGGCGACGATGCGCAGTCGATCTATTCCTTCCGCGCCGCCACAGTCCGCAACATCCTCGATTTCCCGGCCTTGTTCACCCCGGCAGCCAGCATCGTGACGCTCGACCGGAATTACCGGTCGACGCAACCTATTCTCGCCGCGGCCAATGCCGTTATCGATCTCGCCTCGGAACGTTTCACGAAGAACCTCTGGACGGAGCGGCAATCCGGCGAACGCCCGCGCCTCGTCACCGTGCGCGACGAGGCCGACCAGGCCCGATATGTCGCCGACAAGGTGTTGGAGAACCGCGAAGAGGGCACGCGGCTGAAAAGCCAGGCCGTGCTCTTCCGCGCCTCGCACCATAGCGGCGCGCTGGAAATCGAGCTCACGCGCCGCAACATTCCCTTCGTGAAATTCGGCGGCCTGAAATTCCTCGATAGCGCGCATGTCAAGGATATGCTGGCCGCGCTCCGCTTTGCTCTCAATCCGCGCGACCGGGTTGCCGGCTTTCGGCTGATGCAGATCCTGCCGGGCGTCGGGCCTTCGACGGCCCAGCGGGCGCTCGACCAGATGGCGGAGGACCCGAACCCATTGCAGGCGCTCGCAGCCATGTCCGCTCCGCCGCGCGCCGGCGAGGATTGGGCCTCGTTCGTTTCGGTCATGCAGGAGCTGAAGACCGGGAAAGCCGGCTGGCCCGCCGAAATCGGCCTGGTCCGGGAATGGTATCAGCCGCATCTCGAGCGGCTGCACGAGGACGCCGCAACGCGTCAGGCCGATCTCCTGCAACTCGAGCAGATCGCCGGCGGCTATCCCTCGCGCGAGCGCTTCCTGACCGAACTGACGCTCGATCCTCCTGACGCGACCAGCGACCAGGCCGGCGTGCCGCTGCTTGACGAGGACTATCTGATCCTTTCGACCATCCATTCCGCCAAGGGCCAGGAGTGGACCAAGGTCTTCATGCTGAACGTCGTCGACGGCTGCATTCCGTCGGACCTCGGCGTCGGCACCAGCGCGGAAATAGAGGAGGAGCGGCGCCTGCTCTATGTCGCGATGACGCGCGCCAGGGACAATCTCGATCTCGTCGTCCCGCAGCGTTTCTTCACGCATGGGCAAAACGCGCAGGGCGACCGGCACGTCTATGCCTCGCGCACCCGCTTCATCCCGGCGACGCTGCTGCAGTTTTTTGAAGTCTGCGGCTGGCCGCAGGGCAAAAGCGAGAACGCTTCGGCGCAGCAGGCGCGCCAGATTCGAATTGATGTCGGCGCTCGCATGCGCGGCATGTGGCGCTAG
- a CDS encoding BON domain-containing protein, whose translation MVLRLETWKEYESCCNEGHSSSATKASVESALRAAYDLDAGEITVAVLGRYVVLEGFVRRKGDEDRAAEIAEDIVGKGYVKSRLLRR comes from the coding sequence GTGGTACTTCGGCTCGAAACCTGGAAGGAATATGAGAGTTGCTGCAATGAGGGGCATAGCAGTTCAGCCACGAAAGCGTCGGTGGAAAGCGCCCTCCGCGCCGCCTACGACTTGGACGCCGGCGAAATCACGGTTGCGGTTCTCGGCCGCTATGTCGTTCTGGAAGGCTTCGTCCGTCGGAAAGGCGACGAGGATCGCGCTGCGGAGATTGCAGAGGACATCGTAGGCAAAGGCTATGTCAAAAGCCGGCTGCTGCGGCGGTGA
- a CDS encoding DUF982 domain-containing protein — protein sequence MATERWDNPVKVGFENADARTVNGPFDALKCLTDLWPATRGLRYLKARSACRAALDGRKTAEEARAEFLAAAEEAKLKLH from the coding sequence ATGGCAACGGAAAGATGGGACAATCCAGTCAAGGTCGGCTTCGAAAACGCCGATGCGCGGACTGTGAACGGCCCGTTCGATGCATTGAAATGCCTCACCGATCTTTGGCCCGCAACGCGCGGGCTTCGCTATCTCAAGGCCCGCAGCGCCTGCCGCGCGGCCTTGGATGGACGCAAGACCGCCGAGGAAGCCCGCGCCGAGTTTCTGGCAGCGGCGGAAGAAGCCAAGCTGAAGCTGCACTGA
- a CDS encoding NADPH-dependent FMN reductase has protein sequence MTTHKVGYLIGSLAKGSINRKLAKALVRFAPPELEMSEISFKDLPLYSYDYDADYPPAGKAFKAAIAAVDAVLFVTPEYNRSIPGGLKNAIDWASRPYGTNSFTRKPSAVIGTSPGAIGTAVAQQNLRSVLSFCNSPQMNAPEAYIQFTPGLITDDGEVTNDTTADFLRTFMQDFHVFIARVRSVLPKDA, from the coding sequence ATGACCACGCATAAAGTAGGCTATCTCATTGGCAGCCTTGCCAAAGGATCGATCAACCGCAAGCTCGCCAAGGCATTGGTACGATTCGCCCCGCCGGAACTTGAAATGTCGGAGATATCCTTCAAGGACCTGCCGCTCTACAGCTACGATTATGACGCCGACTACCCTCCGGCTGGCAAGGCATTCAAGGCGGCAATCGCGGCCGTCGACGCCGTGCTGTTCGTCACGCCCGAATACAATCGATCCATACCCGGCGGGCTGAAAAACGCAATCGACTGGGCGAGCCGCCCCTACGGCACCAATTCGTTCACACGTAAGCCATCAGCGGTGATCGGCACGTCGCCGGGCGCGATAGGCACAGCAGTCGCCCAGCAGAATTTGCGCAGTGTGCTCAGTTTCTGCAACTCTCCCCAGATGAATGCCCCTGAAGCCTATATCCAGTTCACACCGGGGCTGATTACCGATGACGGTGAGGTCACCAACGACACCACCGCCGATTTCCTTCGCACTTTCATGCAAGACTTCCATGTCTTCATCGCAAGGGTTCGCTCCGTGCTGCCGAAAGATGCCTAG
- a CDS encoding nitroreductase produces MDVYEAVTSRRAVRGFKDEPVKREVLERVMSAAAWSPSGSNIQPWNTYVMTGAPLAELKTSAIERVAHGDPWDKRQYEMYPPVLKSPYGERRSAFGKERYSALGIAREDWEARQRAAIANWNCFGAPAALFCYIDRDLGLPQWADVGMYLQTVMLLLRAEGLHSCPQMAWSQVRETVAEALSPPDGLILFCGMSIGYEDPTISYARTGRAPIDETVTFVGD; encoded by the coding sequence ATGGACGTATATGAGGCAGTCACAAGCCGACGGGCGGTGCGCGGATTCAAGGACGAGCCTGTGAAGAGGGAGGTGCTTGAGCGTGTGATGTCCGCCGCAGCTTGGTCGCCGTCAGGATCGAACATCCAGCCGTGGAACACCTACGTGATGACCGGCGCACCGCTGGCAGAGCTCAAGACATCCGCCATCGAGCGCGTGGCTCATGGCGACCCCTGGGACAAGCGGCAGTACGAGATGTATCCGCCCGTGCTGAAGTCCCCCTACGGGGAGCGCCGGTCCGCCTTCGGCAAGGAGCGCTACAGCGCGCTCGGCATTGCGCGCGAGGACTGGGAGGCGCGCCAGCGGGCAGCAATCGCCAACTGGAACTGTTTCGGCGCGCCCGCCGCCCTGTTCTGCTACATCGACCGTGACCTGGGCCTACCCCAATGGGCCGACGTCGGCATGTATCTGCAGACCGTCATGCTGCTGCTCCGCGCAGAAGGTCTGCACAGTTGCCCGCAGATGGCGTGGTCGCAGGTTCGCGAGACGGTCGCGGAGGCCCTGTCACCGCCGGACGGGCTCATCCTCTTCTGCGGCATGTCGATCGGGTACGAGGATCCGACGATAAGTTACGCCCGTACAGGCCGCGCCCCGATCGACGAGACGGTCACGTTCGTCGGCGATTAG
- the murA gene encoding UDP-N-acetylglucosamine 1-carboxyvinyltransferase yields MDRIRIVGGNELNGIIPISGAKNAALPLMIASLLTSDTLTLENVPHLADVELLMRILGNHGVDVAVNGRRERQEDSYARTIHFTCRTIVDTTASYELVSKMRASFWVIGPLLAREGHCRVSLPGGCAIGTRPVDLFLEGLAALGANLEIDSGYINATAPNGGLIGTRYTFPKVSVGATHVMMMAATLARGTTVIGNAAREPEVVDLANCLNAMGAKISGHGTSTITIEGVQSLSGARHRVLPDRIETGTYAMAVAMTGGDVVLENTDAALLETAFETLRRAGAEISSTNNGVRVRRNGAGIRPVDIVTDPFPGFPTDLQAQFMALMTRSSGISHVTETIFENRFMHVQELARLGAKISLSGQTAKIEGVPRLKGAPVMATDLRASVSLVIAGLAAEGETMVSRVYHLDRGFERLEEKLTRCGAIVERVSE; encoded by the coding sequence ATGGATCGTATCAGAATTGTCGGCGGTAATGAGCTCAATGGCATCATTCCGATTTCCGGCGCCAAGAATGCCGCCCTGCCGCTGATGATCGCCTCGCTTTTGACCAGCGATACGCTGACGCTCGAAAACGTGCCGCATTTGGCTGATGTCGAACTGCTGATGCGCATTCTCGGCAATCATGGCGTCGACGTTGCTGTCAATGGCCGCCGCGAGCGCCAGGAAGACTCCTATGCGCGCACGATCCATTTCACCTGCCGCACCATCGTCGATACGACCGCCTCCTATGAGCTGGTCTCGAAGATGCGCGCTTCCTTCTGGGTCATCGGACCGCTTCTGGCGCGCGAAGGCCACTGCCGCGTGTCTCTGCCTGGCGGTTGCGCCATCGGCACGCGTCCGGTGGACCTTTTCCTCGAAGGGCTTGCGGCGCTCGGAGCAAACCTCGAAATCGACAGCGGCTATATCAACGCGACGGCGCCGAACGGCGGCCTGATCGGCACGCGCTATACCTTCCCGAAGGTTTCCGTCGGCGCGACCCATGTGATGATGATGGCTGCGACCCTTGCCCGCGGCACCACGGTCATCGGCAATGCCGCCCGCGAACCGGAAGTTGTGGACCTCGCCAACTGCCTGAACGCCATGGGCGCGAAAATATCCGGCCACGGCACCTCGACGATCACCATCGAAGGCGTGCAGTCGCTTTCCGGCGCGCGCCATCGCGTTCTGCCGGACCGCATCGAGACCGGCACCTACGCCATGGCCGTTGCCATGACGGGAGGCGACGTCGTTCTGGAAAACACCGATGCGGCTCTGCTTGAAACGGCTTTCGAGACACTCCGCCGCGCCGGCGCGGAAATTTCGTCGACCAACAACGGCGTGCGCGTCAGGCGCAACGGCGCGGGTATCAGGCCGGTCGATATCGTGACCGATCCCTTCCCAGGTTTCCCGACGGACCTGCAGGCGCAGTTCATGGCGCTCATGACACGCTCCTCCGGTATTTCACACGTGACGGAGACCATCTTCGAAAACCGCTTCATGCATGTGCAGGAGCTTGCCCGCCTCGGCGCGAAGATCTCGCTTTCCGGACAGACGGCGAAGATCGAGGGCGTGCCGCGGCTGAAGGGCGCACCGGTGATGGCCACCGATCTTCGCGCCTCCGTCTCGCTGGTAATCGCCGGTCTTGCCGCCGAAGGCGAGACGATGGTCTCGCGCGTCTATCACCTCGATCGCGGCTTCGAGCGGCTGGAAGAAAAGCTCACCCGCTGCGGCGCGATCGTCGAGCGCGTCAGCGAATAG
- a CDS encoding DUF2948 family protein, whose translation MTDLKLLALDSEDLAVVSAHMQDSVFKVGDMTWSPRSGQFSIAANRFVWEDALNKGKGFERHRAALVLKRVLAVRSAGIDRKRRDEVLSLLSIGFEQKGEGPEGTIELTLAGTAEILLDVECIEVLLADIGGAWETTSKPRHPGA comes from the coding sequence ATGACAGATCTGAAGCTTCTTGCGCTCGATAGTGAAGACCTCGCGGTGGTCTCCGCCCATATGCAGGACAGCGTCTTCAAGGTCGGCGACATGACATGGTCGCCGCGCAGCGGGCAGTTTTCAATAGCCGCCAACCGCTTTGTCTGGGAAGATGCCCTCAATAAAGGCAAGGGCTTCGAGCGCCATCGGGCGGCATTGGTCCTCAAGCGGGTTCTGGCCGTCCGCTCCGCCGGGATCGACCGCAAGCGGCGCGACGAGGTGCTGTCGCTGCTGTCCATCGGCTTCGAGCAGAAAGGCGAGGGGCCGGAGGGGACGATCGAGCTGACGCTTGCCGGCACAGCCGAGATCCTCCTCGACGTCGAATGCATCGAAGTGCTGCTTGCGGATATCGGTGGAGCGTGGGAAACCACCTCCAAGCCGCGCCACCCCGGCGCCTGA